The following proteins are encoded in a genomic region of Oryza brachyantha chromosome 11, ObraRS2, whole genome shotgun sequence:
- the LOC121055819 gene encoding vegetative cell wall protein gp1-like codes for MASRSAAASSTRAGVVLIEMPCLVVFVIALLLLSPCCVDATSRSLLVTGVQAAAPGPAVAASFGAEPPLIEPAVVDPPAAAPTVRAVVTAAPPPGEESGHAKKSKHGDHEKAPPPKKHHEIKAPPKSKHHGHHAPPEPELSPPAPAPEAYTTPDAPAPEGPHHSGSGGHPWPHPGNQWPPLPPFHPPPTPAWPHPGNKWPPLPPFQPSPTPAWPHPGGNKWPPLPPFPFHFHPPPTPQWPQPGNKWPPLPPFPAHPPPTPAWPHPGNKWPPLPPFPSHPPPTPAWPHPGGNQWPPLPPFHGSDDVPAAKITKEEEVHE; via the exons ATGGCATCAAGATCAGCAGCAGCTTCTTCTACTCGTGCAGGAGTTGTACTCATCGAGATGCCATGCCTCGTGGTCTTCGTCATCgcgttgctgctgctctcGCCATGCTGCGTCGACGCCACGTCGCGGTCGCTACTGGTTa CCGGCGTGCAAgccgcggcgccggggccggcggtggcggcgtcgttTGGTGCCGAACCTCCATTGATCGAACCGGCGGTGGTCGACCCGCCAGCTGCGGCGCCGACGGTgcgcgccgtcgtcaccgcggcgccaccgccgggggaggagagcggccATGCCAAGAAGAGCAAGCACGGTGACCATGAGAAGGCGCCACCGCCAAAGAAGCACCACGAGATCAAGGCGCCGCCGAAGTCCAAGCACCACGGGCACCACGCTCCACCGGAGCCCGAGCTTtcgccgccggcaccggcgccggaggcGTACACTACCCCTGACGCACCAGCGCCGGAGGGCCCCCACcacagcggcagcggcgggcacCCGTGGCCGCATCCGGGCAACCAATGGCCTCCACTGCCGCCGTTCCACCCGCCGCCGACCCCGGCATGGCCGCACCCGGGAAACAAgtggccgccgctgccgccgttccaGCCGTCTCCGACGCCAGCGTGGCCTCACCCCGGCGGCAACAAGTggccaccgctgccgccgttcccGTTCCACTTCCACCCGCCACCGACGCCGCAATGGCCGCAGCCAGGCAACAAAtggccgccgctcccgccgttCCCCGCCCACcctccgccgacgccggcatGGCCGCACCCAGGCAACAAGTGGCCGCCTCTGCCGCCATTCCCGTCCCACcctccgccgacgccggcatGGCCGCACCCGGGCGGCAACCAGTGGCCACCACTGCCGCCGTTCCACGGCAGCGACGAcgtgccggcggcgaagaTCACCAAGGAAGAAGAAGTGCACGAGTGA